The sequence below is a genomic window from Solirubrobacterales bacterium.
CGCTGGCAACCGGGGCCGACGCAGCCGCGAGCAGAACAGCCATCAGGAACAGGCCGGCGAGTGCGGGCCACTGAAAACGAACGGAAACTCTCGGCACGGTCAGGTTCCTCCCTGTTTGATCAACATGCGCCTCTCCAGACTGAACACGACGTGTGTCAGTTTGACGCGGTCAGAGTACCAACCATTGTGGCTGACGCCCGGGCCTCAGCCGCCCGGGCTTTCGCGCCGCCGCGTGTTCAGGTGATTGCGCCCTCGGCAGCCGAACCGACCGTACGGGCGTACTTGGTCATCACGCCACGGTCGAACATCGGCTCCGGCGCCCGATACTCCTTCAGGCGTTCGGCGATCTGCTCCGGACCGAGATCCACGTTGAGCGCACGGCTGTCGATGTCGACGGTGATCTCGTCCCCGTCACGGATCGCACCGATCGGACCCCCCTTGACCGCCTCCGGTGCCACGTGTCCGATCATCAGGCCACGAGTGGCGCCGGAGAAACGCCCGTCGGTGAGCAGGGCGACATGCTCGCCCATACCCTCACCGACCAGGGCGGCCGTGACCTGCAGCATCTCCCGCATCCCGGGGCCACCGGCCGGACCTTCGTTCCTGATCACGATCACGTCGCCCTTCTCGATCTGCTTGGCCCGGACCGCGGCAAAGCAGTCCTCCTCGCAGTCGAACACCCGGGCCGGGCCGACGTGGCGGGTGCGTTCGGTGCCGGCCACCTTGACCACCGACCCGTCGGGGCAGATGTTGCCCTTGAGGATCGCGAGGCCGCCGTGTGCCTTGATCGGGCTGTCGGCCGGCAGCACAACGTCCTGCCCCGGCTCCTCCTCCGCGGTGGCACACTCCTCGCCGATCGTGCGTCCGGTGACGGTCATCTCGTCCTCGTGAAGCAGACCACCCTCCTTCAGCTTGCGCAGGATCAGCGGGGCGCCTCCCGCCCGGTAGAGGTCGGTGGCGACGTATCTGCCTCCCGGCTTGAGGTCGGCCAGGAGCGGGGTGCGACGGGAGACCTCCTCGAACACGTCGATGTCGAGTTCCACCCCGGCTTCACGGGCGACCGCCAGCAGGTGAAGCACGCCGTTGGTGGATCCGCCCGAGGCGCAGACCATGGCGATCGCGTTCTCCAGCGACTTGCGGGTGATGATCCGACTGGGTCGCAGGTCGTCCCTCAGCACGTTGATGATCATCTCGCCGATCCGTTCGGCAACCACGTTCTTCTCCGAGTCTTCGGCCGGAACCATTGCCGAGAAGGCGGGTGAGATCCCGAGAGCTTCGAAGGCGCAAGCCATCGTGTTGGCGGTGAACTGGCCGCCGCAGGCACCGAATCCGGGGCTGGCGACATCCTCGATCTCGGTCAGTTCCTGGTCGGTGATGTTGCCGGCGATCCGGGCCCCGATCGCCTCGAAGACCTCAAGGATCGAGACGTCCCTGCCGTGATACTGGCCCGGTTTGATCGAACCTCCGTAGAGCACGATCGAGGGCACGTCGAGCCGGGTGACACCCATGACGGCACCGGGAATGGTCTTGTCGCAGGCGGCCAGGGCGATCACCGCGTCGAACTGGTAGCCGCGGGCCATCAGTTCGATCGAGTCGGCCACCACCTCGCGACTGACCAGGGAGGATTTCATTCCCTGGGTTCCCATCGTGATCCCGTCGGAAACCGCGACCGTGTTGAACTCGAACGGCGTTCCGCCGGCCGCCCGGACACCCTCCTTGACGTACTCGGCCAGGTCGCGAAGCCCGAAATTGCAGGGCATTGCGTCGGTCCAGGTGTTGGCGATCCCGATGGTCGGCTTGCTCAGATCCTCGTCGGTGAGCCCGATCCCCTTCATGTAGGCCCGGGCGGCAGCCCGGTCGGGACCGTCAAATACCGCCGATGAGCGGGGTCGGGGGATGCCGGACGCTGAAGGGGAACCGTTGGACGACATGCGGGACATCTTAGGACCTCCGCTCGCCGGGTCACGGGCAGAAGTCCCCGCCCCGGAACCATCGCCGGCCGACGGGATCGCCGGTCGTCGAGGTTCGGCGGATCCCGCCGGGCTCAGCCGCCGCTCAGGCCCAGCACGTCGACCGGCCCCGGGCCACGGCCGATCGAGTCGAGACCTCCCGCGACCGCCTCCGCAGCGATCCGGCGGGCGGCCCGGGCGGATTCGAGCCGGTCGAACCCGAGGGCCAGATGAGCAGCCAGAACCGAGGAATGGGTGCAGCCGGAACCGTGACTGGAGGTTGCCCTGTGGCGGGGTCCTTCGATCGCGACCGCGTTCCGTCCGTCGAAGAGAAGATCGGTCAGGCCCTCGCTGTGACCACCGGTGACCACCACCGCCCGCGGTCCCATCTCGAAGATCCTCCGGGCCAGTTCCTCCTGACCGGCCGAGTCATCGAGCCCCGTGAGGGCCTGTGCCTCCGGGATATTCGGGGTGAGCACTTCGGCCCTGGGCAGGATCAGCTCGATCATCGCATCACGGGCCTCCGGCAGCAGCAGGTCGGCACCACTTTCGGACACCATCACCGGGTCCACGACCACCGCTGCCTCTCCGGTCAGCTCCAGCGCTTTCGCCACCGCCTCGATCGTTTCGACCGTTCCCAGCATCCCGATCTTGACCGCATCCACCCCGATGTCCTCGGTCACGGCCTCGACCTGGGCGATGATCATGGCCGGGGACACCGGCTCGATCGCATCGACCCCGACCGTGTTCTGGGCGGTGATCGCGGTGATCGCGGTCATCCCGTGGACCCCGCAGCGGGCAAAGGCCTTCAGGTCGGCCTGAATTCCGGCGCCCCCTCCCGAATCGGAACCGGCGATCGAGAGCACCGACCGGATCCCCTCCGCTCGCGGTTTCGTGTCCGTGGTCGCCCGATCCGAGTTCTCAGCCATGGTCCGCCGGAGGATATGGCGCGGTCAGGCAGGTACGTTGCCAGATCCCCGCCGGAGTTCCGCGGATGTAGCCCATCAACTCCAGGCGAGTCAGGTCCAGGGTCACATCCTCCGCCCTCCGGCCGGTCTCCGCAGCCACCGCATCCACCGTCTGGCTGCCCCGCTCGATCGATTCCAGAACCCGGCTCGCCCCTGGACCCGGGTCCGGTCCGAAGAGGGGCTTCGAGACCGCCCCGACCCCGAGCATGCGGTCAAGCACGTCCTGGCCGCCCCGGACCACCGCCGCACCACTGGCGATCAGTTCGTTGGTCCCGGACGAGGTACGAGCGGTAACCGGGCCGGGAACCGCGCCCACCTCACGTCCGGCGTCGGAGGCCATTTCCGCCGTGATCAGGGATCCGGAGTGGCGACGGGCCTCGACCACCACGGTCATTCCGGAGAGCGCCGCCATGATCCGGTTGCGGGCCGGGAAGCACCAGCGCCGGACCTCGGCGCCGGGAGGCTGCTCGGAGAGGATCAGTCCGTCTTCCAGAATCCGCCGATAGAGCCGACGGTGGGTGCTCGGGTACGGTCGGTCGGGTCCACAGCCGAGAACGGCCACCGTCGGGCCGGCCTCGAGCGCCCCGCGGTGGGCCGATCCGTCGATCCCGAGCGCCATCCCGCTGACCACGGTGAGGCCACCCGCCGCAAGCTCCCGGGCCAGGTTGGCCGCCACCTCCAGGCCGTAACCGGTGGCGCGGCGGGCTCCGACCACGGTCACGCAGGAATCCGGGGCCAACTCGCCGAGCGGCACACCCCGGCCCCGTCCGATCAGCGCCGGGGGTGCGTCGGCACCGTCCCGGAGCCCCGGGGGGAACTCGTCGCCGTGGCGACACACCGCCCAGCAGTCCGCCCGTTCCAGGGCGGTGCGCATCTCGCCTTCGTCGAGGCTGTCGGCCCAGGCGAGGAACTCGTCCGCCCGGGCCGGGACGATCGCGTTCAGCAGCTCTTCGTTGCCGAGCCGGAGCAGCTCCGGTGTGCGCCGTCCGGGCCGATCGTCGCAGGCAGTCTCGATGAACGGCCCGAGTCGGCCGATCAGCCAGGAGCGTCTGAGGCAGTCGGAGCAGGCCGACTCTGGCAGCCCGATGGCGACGGTGGCAGTCCCACCGCCGGTCACGCTGCCTCCCTCCGTCGAAACTGAAGGGCCGCCGCCATATGTCCTTCCGCGACCGTTTCACTCAGTTCGAGATCGGCGATGGTACGGGCAACCCGCATCACCCGATCGTGTCCGCGTCCGCTCATCCGTTCCTTTCGGTGGGTCGCCGCCAGCAGGGACCGGGCCTCGGATCCGACTTCGAATCGGTCCAGCCCGGCCGTCTTCACCTCGGCGTTGGTCCGCCCTGGACCCAGCCGGTTTTCCATCAATCCACGGGCCGCGATCACCCGGTCGCGCACCGCAGCCGAACTCTCCCCCGGCTCGGCCTGGAGTTCAGCCGCGCCCGGCTGGGTGACCGCAACAACCAGGTCGATCCGGTCAACCAGGGCGCCGCTCAGGGCCGCCCGGTACCGACGGGCCGCCGCAACCGAGCATTCGCAGTCTGGGTCGTTCTCGCCACGGCCGCAGGGGCAGGGGTTGGCGGCCGCGACCAGGGTGAAACTGGCCGGGAGAGTGCGGGTCCCGTGAGCCCGGGAGATGGTCACCTCCCCGGCTTCCATCGGCTCCCTCAGCGCTTCCAGCGCCGGCCGCTGGAACTCGCAGAGCTCATCCAGGAATAGCACCCCGCGGTGGGCGAGGGTGATCTCGCCCGGCCGGGGTGGACTGCCTCCCCCGACCAGTCCGGCAGCGGAGACGGTGTGATGCGGGGCCCGGAACGGACGGGTGGCGCTGAGGCGGCCACCGAGACCGCAGGCCGAGGCGATCCGGGCGGCCTCGAGGAACTCCTCGCCGACCAGCGGCGGCAGGACCGAGGGCAGACGCCTCGCGGCAAGAGACTTGCCCGCTCCCGGGGGACCGATGATCAGCAGCCCGTGTCCGCCGGCGGCGGCGATCTCGATCGCCCGGCGCAGATGCCCCTGGCCGCGAAGATCTGCCAGATCGGGACCGTCGATCTCCCCTCCCACCTTCATCGGTTCCGGACGCCTTCCGGGGACGCAGCCCTCCCCCAGGTCACGGAACTCGGCCACGTTGCCGATCGTGCGGACCTCGACCCCTTCGGCCAGCGCTGCCTCCGGACCGTTCTCCGGTGGCACCAGGATGCCACGTCCGCCGTCCCGGCTGACGGCTTCAGCCATCGCCAGGGCACCTCGTACCGGGCGGACGGTTCCATCCAGGGCGAGCTCTCCGACAAGGGACCATCCTTCGAGCGGCGTCAGCGGCAGCTCACCCGCCGCGCCGAGCAGTCCCGCGGCGATCGCCAGGTCCAGCCCCGGGCCGGCCTTTCGCAGGTCGGCCGGGGCCAGGTTCACGGTGATCCTGCGCAGCGGGAACTCGAAGCCACAGTTGACCAGGGCGGCCCGGACCCGCTCCCGAGCCTCCCGTACCGCCGGGTCGGGCAGCCCGACCACCTGAAAGGTCGGCAGGCCGCGATGGACATCGACCTCGACCCGAACCGGCACGGCACTGATCCCGTCAAGGGTGAAGGTGGTTGCTTCGGCGAGCATGACCCGAAGCCTGCGGACGGCTGGCTCACAGGTGGCGCGCAGGGAGCAACAAGTCTCCGACGGAAGTGTGCCTGAAGCGACAATTTCAGCTCTCCAGAGCGGATCTCCGCCTACCGTGGGGTCACGGCCCGAGGTCTCCCGGCCGCCATCCAACCCCGGACCCTTCAACCGTGACCCACTCAAGACTCAAGACCGGCAGGCTTGCCGAGGACATCTGTGCCGAACGGATCCGGAGCCGTGGATGGCAGATCCTCGGCCGGAACTGGCGGATCAGGGCCGGGGAACTGGATCTGATCGCACGCGATCGCGGCACCGTTGTCGTGATCGAGGTGAAGGGGACCCACTCCGGCATTCGAACCGGGCCTTCGTCCCCGGTCCTGGCGGTCGGTCCGGAAAAGCAGCGTCGCATCAGGCGCCTGACCTCGGCCTGGCTCGCGGGCCCCGGTCGCCGCGTCCGGTTCAGGGACGTGCGCTTCGATGTGGTCGGGGTCGAGTTCGATCGAACCGGTGGGATCACCTCGTACGACCACATCGAAAACGCTTTCTGACCCCTACCCTCAGGGTTGATTCCCCGGTGGGGCCCTCAGATATCCCCGGGGATACCGGTCGGCCCCACCCCCACACTTCGGGCGGTGTCAGCGGTTGTAGGCGCTTGAATCGAAGGAGAGGCGATGGATCGGCGAGGGGCCGAGTTCAATGATTGCCTCGCGATGGGCCGCGCTGGCGTAGCCCTTGTGGCCCTCGAATCCGTAGCCCGGGTGAATCCCTCCCGCCCGGATCATCAGGCGGTCGCGGGTCACCTTGGCGATCACCGAGGCCGCTGCCACGGCGGCGCTGGTGGCGTCCCCCTTGATCAGGCGCCGATGTTCCAGATCCCATCCCTTCAACTCGAATCCGTCGACCAGCCTCAGCGGAACCAGCTGATCACCCGTAGCCGCCAGCCCCGCCATCGCCCCGGCGAGGCACTCGTTGTTGGCTCGCTGCAGACCGTGGGTGTCGATGTATCGGGCCGACCGCAATGCCACCGACGTTCGCACCGCACAGTCCAGGATCGCCGGAAAGAGGCGTTCCCTTGCCTTTGCGGTGAGCTTCTTCGAGTCATGAAGACCCTCCAGCAGACCCCCGCCCCGCCCGCTCAGGCATTCCCGGTCGAGCACCACCGCCGCCCCGACGATCGGACCGGCCAGACAGCCACGGCCGGCCTCGTCGGCACCGGCGACCCACTCGGCGCCGAGCGCCAGATCGTGCTCGAAGATCAGTCCGTCGTTCCGGGACTTCCGGCCCGGGCCGGACCGCGGTGGAGGCTCAGAGCCCACCGATGCGATTCGGTGGCCAGTAGGTGGCAAAGGCCTTTCCGATCAGCCACTCTTCGGGCAGCGGCCCCCAGAAGCGACTGTCGTCGCTCTCACCCCGGTTGTCACCCATCATGAAGAAGTGACCCTTGGGAATGGTGATCTCCCGGGGCAGGTTGCAGGCGGCTCCGCCGATGCTGCAGGGGTTGATGCTGTAGCCGTTGGGCTTCACGATCTGACCGTTCACAACCGGCAGCCCGGCCCGGATCGAGACCGTGTCCCCCGGACCGGCAACGATCCGCTTGATGAAGGTCTCGCTCGACTTCTCCCGGGTTGGCGCCGGGCAGGGTTGGCCGGCAGCCTGCGGAGCTCCGCATTCAGCCCCGCCGTTGCTGGCCCCGGCAGGGGGATGGAAGACGACCACGTCGCCCGGCTTGGGATCGTTGAAGTGGTAGATGAACCGGTTGACCAGCACTCGCTGGCCGATGTCCAGGGTCGGCTCCATCGACCCGGACGGGATCTTGTAAGGCTTGATCAGGAATGCCTGGATCAGCACCGCGAGCCCGAGGGCCAGCGCCACGATCACGACCAGTTCGACAAAACTACCCCCGGCCGACTTCGGCTTGGGTAGCTGCGAGCTCAGGCTTCTTCCTTCTCGCCTTCGGCGGAATCCTCGTCCGCCGCAGCTTGATCAGCCGAGGTCTCCTCGACCGGCTCCGCTTCAGCTTCGGGGGCCGCCTCGGCGGCTTCCCCGGCTTCGGGTGCAGTCTCGGTTGCTTCGGCTTCGGGTGCCTCGGGGGCTTCCCCATCGGGGGCGGATGCTGCTTCCTCACCGGTGGTATCGGCTTCGGCGGGCTCGGTCGCCTCGTCGGCCACCACCGGCTCCTCGGCCGGCGCCAGACTCTCACCGGCAGCGTCGACCGCTTCCGAGGTGCCGACCATGTCCTCATCGATGCCCCAGCGACGTTCCGCGACCCGGGCGGCCTTGCCGACCCGTCCCCGCAGGTAGTAGAGCTTCGCCCGTCGGACCCGGCCGCGGGAAGCCACTTCGAGCTTCTCGATCTTCGGCGAGTGCAGCGGGAAGGTCCGTTCCACCCCGACCCCGAAGGACTGTTTGCGGACGGTGAAGGTCTCGCGTGCTCCGGACCCCTGGCGTTTGATCACCACGCCCTCGAATACCTGCGGGCGCTTGCGATTTCCCTCGATCACGAGGAAGTGAACGCGAACGCGGTCTCCCGGGGCAAAGGACGGAAGTCCCTGCCTCAGCTGGCTGCTCTCAATGTCCTGGATTACGGTGCTCATGGCTCAAAAAGACGGGCCGGGTGGCCCGTGGACGCGCAATCCTACCGCAGGCGATCCGCGAGCGTCACTCCGAGTCCGGGTCCCGACCGCGAAGGTGGCTCTGCTCACGCCGCCACTCACGGACCCGGCTGTGGTCACCCGAGGTCAGAACGTCGGGGACGGCCCAGCCGCGGTACTCCGCCGGGCGGGTGTAGTGCGGGTACTCCGGCTGTCCCTCAAGCGCCTCGCTCCAGGACTCTTCTACTGCACTCTCCTCGTCCCCCAGCGCTCCCGGCTGGCGACGCATCAGGGTGTCGGCGACCACCATCGCCGGCAGTTCACCCCCGGCGAGCACGTAACGGCCGATCGAGAGTTCATCGTCGGCGAGATGATCGTGAACCCGATGGTCGAACCCCTCGTAGCGTCCGCTGAGCAGGGCCAGCCGGGGTTCCGCCGCGAGTTCGGCGACCAGCTGCTCGTCCAGGATCCGGCCAGCCGGGCTGAGCACCACGGTGCGCGGCCGGGGCTCCTCGCCGTAGACCCCGCGAAGGGCCGCGTCAACCACGTCGACACGCAACACCATCCCGGCTCCACCGCCGTACGGTGCTCCGTCGACCCTGCCACCCTTGAGCGGGGTCCAGTCACGGTAGTCCCGCAGGTTGAGTGTCGATCCGGACTCGACCGCCTTGCGGACCTGGCGCTGCTCCCGGAACCAGTCGAAGGCCTCGGGGAAGAGCGTGAAGATGTCGAGATTCACGGCTCCGGTCCCTGCCGAACGGGGTTCGTCCGCTCAGTCGAGGATGTCGACCACGACCCGGCGTTCCTCACGCACGGCGGCCGCCCTGGCGACGGCCCGGATCGCGTTGGCGGTGCGACCGCCCCGGCCGATCACCCGGCCGAGATCGGTTTCGCCGACCGTGATCTCGAAGACCAGGTCACCGTCTTCCTCGAACTCCTCGACCTCGACTGCGTCCCGGTCCTCGACCAGCGCCCGGGTCAGCGTGAGGAGCAGCTCGCGCACCGGTCAGCTACCGGTGGCCTTGATGCCCTTGATGCGGAGCAGTCCGGCGACCTTCTCCGAAGGCTGGGCGCCCTTTTCGAGCCAGTAGTTGGCCCGTTCCTCGTCAATTTCGATGATCGAAGGGTCGGTCTGCGCGTTGTAGCGACCGATCGTCTCGATCGAACGGCCATCGCGGGGGGAGCGCTTGTCGGCGACGACGATTCGCCAGATCGGGTTCTTCTTGGAACCAACTCTTCTAAGTCTGATGCGGACTGCCATTGGACGCGGGATCCTACAGGTTCTCAGCGTCGCTTGATCCGGGGCCGGGGTGCCTTTGGCGCCTTCCCGGCCTGGATCCGGGCAAGCTGCTGCGGGTCCGGCATCTGCCCCTTGGCCATCTGCTTCATCAGGCGGCGCATCTGGTCGAACTGCTTGACCAGGTTGTTGACCTGCTGGATTTTCGTCCCCGAGCCCTCGGCGATCCGACGTCGGCGCGATCCCTTGATCAGCTCCGGCGTCATCCGTTCCCGCGGGGTCATCGAGAGGATGATCGCCTCGACCCGGTCGAGCTCTCCCTCGTCCACATCGACATCCTTGAGCTGCTTCATCGCACCCATACCGGGCATCATCCCGAGCAGGTTGCCGAGCGGGCCCATCTTCCTCACCTGGCGCATCTGCTTGAGGAAGTCCTCCAGAGTGAACTGGTTGGAGGCCATCTTGCGCTGCAGCTCCTCGGCCTCTTCCTCGGAGACCTGGGCCTCGGCCTTCTCGATCAGGCTGAGGACATCGCCCATGCCGAGGATCCGGGAGGACATCCGGTCCGGATGGAAGCGTTCAAAATCGCCGAGCTTCTCGCCGGTCGAGGCGAAGATGACCGGCTTGCCGGTGACCGCCTTGACCGAGAGAGCCGCGCCACCGCGGGCGTCACCGTCCAGTTTGGAGATGATCACCCCGTCGAACTCGGCCGCCTCCCGGAAGGACTCGGCCACCCCGACCGCGTCCTGGCCGGTCATCGCGTCGACCACGAGCAGCACGTTGTGCGGCTTGACCTTCTTGCGGATCTTCGCCAGCTCGTCCATCAACTCGCTGTCGATGTGGAGGCGGCCGGCAGTGTCGACGATCAGCACGTCGCGGTTTTCCTCGCGGGCCTTGTCCAGGGCCCAGGCGGCGATCTCGACCGGGTCGGCCCCGGTGCCCTGCTGGTAGACCACGGCCCCGGCCCGGCGGCCGACCGTTTCCAGCTGCTCGATCGCGGCCGGCCGGTACACGTCACAGGCCGCCAACGCGACCCGCTTGCCCTCGTCGGTGAGCAGTTTCGCCAGCTTCGCGGTGGCGGTGGTCTTGCCGGATCCCTGCAGGCCGGCCATCAGGATGACGGTCGGTCCCTTGCTTGAGAAGACCAGGTCGCGACCGGCCCCGCCCATCAGCTCGGTCAACTCCTCGTTGACGATCTTCACGACCTGCTGACCCGGGTTGAGCGAACCGAGCACGTCGGCGCCGAGGCAACGCTCCTTGACCTTCGCGGTGAAGGACTTGACCACCTTGAAGTTCACGTCCGCTTCGAGCAGGGCGAGGCGGATCTCCCGCATCGCCTTGTCGACGTCGGCCTCGGTCAGCTTCCCCCGGTTGCGGACATCCGAAAGCGTCGCCTGAAGCCGGTCTGAAAGCTGGTCAAACATGGATCGTCAACCCTACCGGCAGCGAACCCCCGCCGCCCCGGCCTTCGAGGGGAGCCTTGTCCGCCTCATGGTGCGAGAAACCTGCTGCCGACGGGTTCTACTCCTCATCCAGCAGGGCTCTGGCGAAGTCTTCCGGGTCGAACGGGCGGAGGTCCTCGATCTTCTCGCCGGTCCCGATCAGTTTGACCGGGATGCCGAGCTCGTCGGCGATCGCGAGGGTGATCCCGCCCTTGGCGGTGCCGTCCAGCTTGGTCAGGACCACGCCGTCCACATCGGTGGCTTCGGCGAAGGCCTTGGCCTGGCGCAGACCGTTCTGGCCGGTGGTCGCGTCGATCGAGATCAGGACCTCGTGGGGGGCGCCCGGGATCTGCTTCTCGATCACCCGGCGGACCTTGCCCAGTTCCTCCATCAGGTTGGTCTGGGTGTGGAGCCGGCCGGCGGTGTCGATGATCACCACGTCGCAGCCGCGGGCCCGGGCGGCGTCGATCGCGTCGTAGGCGACCGAGCCGGGGTCGGCACCCTCGTTCGAGCGGACCAGTTCGGCGCCGGAGCGTTCCGCCCAGGTGGTCAGCTGCTCGGCCGCGGCAGCCCGGTAGGTGTCGGCCGCGCCGAGCAGCACCGAGAGCCCGAACTCGTTTTTCAGATGCCAGGCGATCTTGCCGATCGAGGTGGTCTTGCCGGTGCCGTTCACCCCGGTCATCAGCAGCACGGCCGGTTCAGGGGAGAGATCGATCGGCCGACGGTTGGTCGAGGCGATCTCGGCGAGGATCCCGATCAGCCGCTCCCGGACCGCCGCTCCGTCCGGGGCGACCGTCCCGGCGTCAACCTCGTGCTCGAGCCGTTCGACCACCTTGGCGGTCGTGCTCGCCCCGGCATCGGCCAGGATCAACGCCTCCTCGAGCCGCTCCCAGGTCTCCTCGTCGATCCGGTCGAACAGGGTCGAGCCGATCTCCTCGGACAGGGCCCGGCGGCTCTTGGCGAGGCTCTCCCTGAGGCGGCGGAAGGCACCGCGTTTCTTCGGGGTGTCCGACTCCGGTTCGGCGGCAACGGCAGCTGCCGGGATCGCACGGTCGCCGAGATCGAGGATGTCGTTCCAGGTGGTTGACATGGCCGCGAAGCCTAATTCTTCAGGCGACTTCTTCGAGCACCGGGTTGCGTTCACCGTCGACCGGAGGGAGTCGACGGGAAACGACCCTGGTCACACCGTCACCACCCATGCTCACCCCGTAGAGCACGTCGGCGGCGTCCATGGTCAGCTTCTGGTGGGTCACGATCACGAACTGGGTCTGACCGGAGTAGAGCCGGACCAGTTCGAGGAAGCGGTTGATGTTGGTGTCGTCCAGGGCTGCCTCGACCTCGTC
It includes:
- the trmD gene encoding tRNA (guanosine(37)-N1)-methyltransferase TrmD, with the protein product MNLDIFTLFPEAFDWFREQRQVRKAVESGSTLNLRDYRDWTPLKGGRVDGAPYGGGAGMVLRVDVVDAALRGVYGEEPRPRTVVLSPAGRILDEQLVAELAAEPRLALLSGRYEGFDHRVHDHLADDELSIGRYVLAGGELPAMVVADTLMRRQPGALGDEESAVEESWSEALEGQPEYPHYTRPAEYRGWAVPDVLTSGDHSRVREWRREQSHLRGRDPDSE
- the dprA gene encoding DNA-processing protein DprA encodes the protein MTGGGTATVAIGLPESACSDCLRRSWLIGRLGPFIETACDDRPGRRTPELLRLGNEELLNAIVPARADEFLAWADSLDEGEMRTALERADCWAVCRHGDEFPPGLRDGADAPPALIGRGRGVPLGELAPDSCVTVVGARRATGYGLEVAANLARELAAGGLTVVSGMALGIDGSAHRGALEAGPTVAVLGCGPDRPYPSTHRRLYRRILEDGLILSEQPPGAEVRRWCFPARNRIMAALSGMTVVVEARRHSGSLITAEMASDAGREVGAVPGPVTARTSSGTNELIASGAAVVRGGQDVLDRMLGVGAVSKPLFGPDPGPGASRVLESIERGSQTVDAVAAETGRRAEDVTLDLTRLELMGYIRGTPAGIWQRTCLTAPYPPADHG
- the ilvD gene encoding dihydroxy-acid dehydratase, producing the protein MSSNGSPSASGIPRPRSSAVFDGPDRAAARAYMKGIGLTDEDLSKPTIGIANTWTDAMPCNFGLRDLAEYVKEGVRAAGGTPFEFNTVAVSDGITMGTQGMKSSLVSREVVADSIELMARGYQFDAVIALAACDKTIPGAVMGVTRLDVPSIVLYGGSIKPGQYHGRDVSILEVFEAIGARIAGNITDQELTEIEDVASPGFGACGGQFTANTMACAFEALGISPAFSAMVPAEDSEKNVVAERIGEMIINVLRDDLRPSRIITRKSLENAIAMVCASGGSTNGVLHLLAVAREAGVELDIDVFEEVSRRTPLLADLKPGGRYVATDLYRAGGAPLILRKLKEGGLLHEDEMTVTGRTIGEECATAEEEPGQDVVLPADSPIKAHGGLAILKGNICPDGSVVKVAGTERTRHVGPARVFDCEEDCFAAVRAKQIEKGDVIVIRNEGPAGGPGMREMLQVTAALVGEGMGEHVALLTDGRFSGATRGLMIGHVAPEAVKGGPIGAIRDGDEITVDIDSRALNVDLGPEQIAERLKEYRAPEPMFDRGVMTKYARTVGSAAEGAIT
- the rpsP gene encoding 30S ribosomal protein S16, whose product is MAVRIRLRRVGSKKNPIWRIVVADKRSPRDGRSIETIGRYNAQTDPSIIEIDEERANYWLEKGAQPSEKVAGLLRIKGIKATGS
- a CDS encoding KH domain-containing protein, which encodes MRELLLTLTRALVEDRDAVEVEEFEEDGDLVFEITVGETDLGRVIGRGGRTANAIRAVARAAAVREERRVVVDILD
- the thiD gene encoding bifunctional hydroxymethylpyrimidine kinase/phosphomethylpyrimidine kinase; its protein translation is MAENSDRATTDTKPRAEGIRSVLSIAGSDSGGGAGIQADLKAFARCGVHGMTAITAITAQNTVGVDAIEPVSPAMIIAQVEAVTEDIGVDAVKIGMLGTVETIEAVAKALELTGEAAVVVDPVMVSESGADLLLPEARDAMIELILPRAEVLTPNIPEAQALTGLDDSAGQEELARRIFEMGPRAVVVTGGHSEGLTDLLFDGRNAVAIEGPRHRATSSHGSGCTHSSVLAAHLALGFDRLESARAARRIAAEAVAGGLDSIGRGPGPVDVLGLSGG
- the lepB gene encoding signal peptidase I produces the protein MIVALALGLAVLIQAFLIKPYKIPSGSMEPTLDIGQRVLVNRFIYHFNDPKPGDVVVFHPPAGASNGGAECGAPQAAGQPCPAPTREKSSETFIKRIVAGPGDTVSIRAGLPVVNGQIVKPNGYSINPCSIGGAACNLPREITIPKGHFFMMGDNRGESDDSRFWGPLPEEWLIGKAFATYWPPNRIGGL
- the ffh gene encoding signal recognition particle protein, which translates into the protein MFDQLSDRLQATLSDVRNRGKLTEADVDKAMREIRLALLEADVNFKVVKSFTAKVKERCLGADVLGSLNPGQQVVKIVNEELTELMGGAGRDLVFSSKGPTVILMAGLQGSGKTTATAKLAKLLTDEGKRVALAACDVYRPAAIEQLETVGRRAGAVVYQQGTGADPVEIAAWALDKAREENRDVLIVDTAGRLHIDSELMDELAKIRKKVKPHNVLLVVDAMTGQDAVGVAESFREAAEFDGVIISKLDGDARGGAALSVKAVTGKPVIFASTGEKLGDFERFHPDRMSSRILGMGDVLSLIEKAEAQVSEEEAEELQRKMASNQFTLEDFLKQMRQVRKMGPLGNLLGMMPGMGAMKQLKDVDVDEGELDRVEAIILSMTPRERMTPELIKGSRRRRIAEGSGTKIQQVNNLVKQFDQMRRLMKQMAKGQMPDPQQLARIQAGKAPKAPRPRIKRR
- a CDS encoding YifB family Mg chelatase-like AAA ATPase encodes the protein MLAEATTFTLDGISAVPVRVEVDVHRGLPTFQVVGLPDPAVREARERVRAALVNCGFEFPLRRITVNLAPADLRKAGPGLDLAIAAGLLGAAGELPLTPLEGWSLVGELALDGTVRPVRGALAMAEAVSRDGGRGILVPPENGPEAALAEGVEVRTIGNVAEFRDLGEGCVPGRRPEPMKVGGEIDGPDLADLRGQGHLRRAIEIAAAGGHGLLIIGPPGAGKSLAARRLPSVLPPLVGEEFLEAARIASACGLGGRLSATRPFRAPHHTVSAAGLVGGGSPPRPGEITLAHRGVLFLDELCEFQRPALEALREPMEAGEVTISRAHGTRTLPASFTLVAAANPCPCGRGENDPDCECSVAAARRYRAALSGALVDRIDLVVAVTQPGAAELQAEPGESSAAVRDRVIAARGLMENRLGPGRTNAEVKTAGLDRFEVGSEARSLLAATHRKERMSGRGHDRVMRVARTIADLELSETVAEGHMAAALQFRRREAA
- a CDS encoding YraN family protein → MTHSRLKTGRLAEDICAERIRSRGWQILGRNWRIRAGELDLIARDRGTVVVIEVKGTHSGIRTGPSSPVLAVGPEKQRRIRRLTSAWLAGPGRRVRFRDVRFDVVGVEFDRTGGITSYDHIENAF
- a CDS encoding ribonuclease HII, whose product is MGSEPPPRSGPGRKSRNDGLIFEHDLALGAEWVAGADEAGRGCLAGPIVGAAVVLDRECLSGRGGGLLEGLHDSKKLTAKARERLFPAILDCAVRTSVALRSARYIDTHGLQRANNECLAGAMAGLAATGDQLVPLRLVDGFELKGWDLEHRRLIKGDATSAAVAAASVIAKVTRDRLMIRAGGIHPGYGFEGHKGYASAAHREAIIELGPSPIHRLSFDSSAYNR